CGGCGTCGTCGGTCGTCGGGCCCAGGGAGCGGGCGCATGAGCCAGCCGGCCGATGCCCGGAGGGCGCCGCTCGAAGAGCGGGTGCGGACGCTCGGCGCCGACGATCTCGCCCGGCTGGCCGAGGCGTTCGATCGGGCCGTCGGCGGTCGCGAGGCCGTCGACCTCAACGCCTGCGTGCACTGCGGCCTCTGCGCCGAGGCGTGCCACTACGCGCTGGCCGACCCGACGCCGGGGACGCTGCCGGCGCACAAGGTGGAGCTCGTCGCGTCGGCGTACCGTCGCAGCGCGACCTTCCTGGGAAAGTACCTGCCGGCCATGGTCGGCGCGCGCGACGTCGACCGCGCGCTCGTCGAGGCCTGGGTCGACGAGTGCTTCGGCCGCTGCACGATGTGCGGCCGCTGCACGTTGCACTGCACCGTCGGCCTCGACATTCCCGCGATCGTCCGCGCGGCGCGGCGGGCGCTGGCTGAATGCGGCCTGGTGCCTGCGGGGCTCGACTCGACGCTCGCCTCGGCCGTCGAAACGGGCAACAACATGGCCATCCCGAAGGACGAGTGGGTGGCCACCGTGGCGTGGCTCGAGGAGGAGCTGCAGGCGGAGACGGGCGACCCGGCGGCGCGCCTTCCGCTCGACCAGGCCGGCGCCGACCTGCTCTACGCCATCAACCCCCGCGAGGCGAAGTTCTTCCCGATGTCGCTCGTCGCCGCGGGTGCCATCTTTCACGCGGCCGGCGCGAGCTGGACCCTCTCGAGCGACAGCTACGACGTCACCAACTACGGGCTCTTCGCCGGCGACCCGGCGAAGGCCGGCGAGCTCTCGAGGCGGCTGGTCGACGAAGCCGTGCGGCTGGGCGTGAAGACGCTGGTGCTCGGCGAGTGCGGTCATGGGTTCGTTGCCCATCGCTGGCTCGCCCCCGAGTGGATCGGTGAACGGCCTTCCGTTCAGGTGTGCAGCGTCCTCGAGGTCATCGCCGGCTTCCTGCGAGAGGGACGCCTCGTGATCGATCCGGCGAAGACGAAGAAGCGCCTGACGCTGCACGATCCCTGCAACCTCGTGCGGCAGGGTGGCCTCGCCGACGTGCCTCGCGAGATTCTGTCGCGCGCGACGCCGGACTGGGTCGAGATGACGCCCAACCGGGAGCAGAACTACTGCTGCGGCGGCGGGGGTGGGCAGCTGTCGATGTCGCGTTACGCGAAGCGGAGGCTCGAGGCCGGCCGCATCAAGGCCGAGCAGATTCGTGCGACGGCCGCCGACGTCGTCGTTGCGCCCTGCCACAACTGCATCGATCAGCTCACGGAGCTGAACAAGGAGTACCGGCTCGGCGTCGACGTGAAGACCGTGTGCGAGGTCGTTGCGGACGCGATCGTCCGCGCCCCGGCGGCGGGCACCGGGCCTGCCGCGGGCGCGGTCACGACCTGAGACACCGGCCAGCACGACCGGCGGCGACCGGTCGCGGGGGCATCCATGGACCGACTGATCTATCTCGACAACGCTGCGACCTCGTTTCCCAAGCCCGAGCCGGTCTACACGTTCATGGACCAGTTCTTCCGGCGGTGCGGCGTCAACCCGGGCCGCTCCGGCTACGACCGCTGCATGGAAGCCGGCCTGCTCGTCGAGGACACGCGGC
The Acidobacteriota bacterium DNA segment above includes these coding regions:
- a CDS encoding (Fe-S)-binding protein → MSQPADARRAPLEERVRTLGADDLARLAEAFDRAVGGREAVDLNACVHCGLCAEACHYALADPTPGTLPAHKVELVASAYRRSATFLGKYLPAMVGARDVDRALVEAWVDECFGRCTMCGRCTLHCTVGLDIPAIVRAARRALAECGLVPAGLDSTLASAVETGNNMAIPKDEWVATVAWLEEELQAETGDPAARLPLDQAGADLLYAINPREAKFFPMSLVAAGAIFHAAGASWTLSSDSYDVTNYGLFAGDPAKAGELSRRLVDEAVRLGVKTLVLGECGHGFVAHRWLAPEWIGERPSVQVCSVLEVIAGFLREGRLVIDPAKTKKRLTLHDPCNLVRQGGLADVPREILSRATPDWVEMTPNREQNYCCGGGGGQLSMSRYAKRRLEAGRIKAEQIRATAADVVVAPCHNCIDQLTELNKEYRLGVDVKTVCEVVADAIVRAPAAGTGPAAGAVTT